One Carassius auratus strain Wakin chromosome 4, ASM336829v1, whole genome shotgun sequence DNA segment encodes these proteins:
- the LOC113060030 gene encoding protein-methionine sulfoxide oxidase mical3b-like isoform X7: MWVGQSESCQAHALFDAFVQAATCRETLRAFQELCKELKLHPGGQPQFYHTLRSRLHDWKAKALWAKLDKRASQREYMRGHACTSTTCLIIGAGPCGLRTAIELRFLGARVVLVEKRDAFSRNNVLHLWPFTIQDLRGLGAKKFYGKFCAGAIDHISIRQLQLMLLKVALLLGVEVHVNVEFKHLVEPPEDQKKRVGWRAEVHPSSHPVNQLEFDVVIGADGRRNTLPGFRRKEFRGKLAIAITANFINRNTTAEAKVEEISGVAFIFNQRFFQDLRQATGIDLENIVYYKDDTHYFVMTAKKQSLLDKGVILRDYADTEMLLSRNNVDQNALLSYAHEAADFSTNHQLPTLDFAINHYGQADVAMFDFTCMYASENAAMVRQRRGHPLLVALVGDSLLEPFWPMGTGIARGFLAATDTAWMVRSWGQGNTPSEVLAERESVYRLLPQTTPENVSKNYNQYSVDPATRYPNINMQLISAAQVRHLIDTGEGPVLNLDAVSSPHPRLTRQGVCYFIHTIYHLYSHTQSNMLSVCVESMARYSKLLSWCQEQTHGYMNVCVTDFTTSWRSGLALCALIHRFRPDLINFASLEESEPELNGQLGLDMAELEFGICPIMTGKEMSALEESDSLCMVMYLSQLYELLKDTAPASGNLSSEGKVGPFSSPKSPISLLSKLGQSLSRKRNPKVHTHSQDKKEKEADSVGTGKRRRTSQTGQSEEDDVPHDSKENKTSGVTPGSEPKVAEGQGMVRSMTTLLLAKFEENTPLASASTIRRQSYVQMYTGGVSSLAQQISNQIQSQQDQSPKLLHRRELGSQKEFPVNMGSSDVCYFCGRRVYVMERLSAEGKFFHRSCFQCDHCSTTLRLSNYAYDQLHGRFYCKHHFSYRMTSVDQRKRPAPPAAPRSTQALPAPSSASTSLSSLGSVGTATPPDSWSSSAQPDIVSSLAKRLCGTPERIELENYKPCPKQQDSPLLEVPEETLAQHNLSSSLQEKNTEEQSSSSESDLEEEVVWKEEGPNIRTNEERAFDLEEELKEEEGGENQEKQEEEEEEAEDEEEEEEEEEEGEVSEEEQDEGVSSDEGEYCPWERERLSGVWLEEEEAGFVKESYEGYSDDKDIDTSSVRESNPCDQQEQDESVSLHQSSTESPPSLKPPESGPTPTPELSTNPENPPVKRSEVVEEFWLRSAEIRKSLGLTPLSRECDPKHTAAQTSNIKESFYTSVAYITSCKSNSAKQTPRNCDSSTQTPSQSTFLPEPSHTMDGDAGITLEEPIGRSSVIHRLSITVEGCVMGDKQDLDISSTSFGNESILNPDTGLPTPPYSPSSSPLVNKQCRALHQSEPILDREVMVFSSTSATPIPQRDGFKPKLNQAWSLPPDEIEILCGDEAEGASRLPERSGVTENVCQMDNRRLEHRRTLPDRLVAPTDNGLEEKEKKRSSLFLPRKSRKSMNAAAEAQQKPGKHKSLWKTVFSKYKKDKKRKEATMVAETLPAATNTETKRKVSGMNRTSDLCFRKNPSFSQDTDLSCHALLERCPLRAQRAETEEELNAKLTRRVQRAARRQAKQEELRRLHRAQLIQRQLEQVEVKQRQLEEKGVAVEKALRGEAGMGKKDDPSLMHQWFKLVQEKNALVRYESELMIFARELELEDRQSRLQQELRERMAVDDDLKGEDELAEERRILSEMLDVVEQRDALVALLEEQRVREKEEDGDLEAVMLSKGFSLQWD, from the exons ATGTGGGTCGGCCAGTCTGAGTCGTGCCAGGCACACGCGCTGTTCGATGCCTTCGTGCAGGCAGCCACGTGCAGGGAGACCCTCAGGGCCTTCCAGGAGCTGTGTAAAGAGCTGAAGCTGCATCCAGGCGGTCAGCCGCAGTTCTACCACACTCTGAGGAGCAGACTGCACGACTGGAAGGCCAAAGCACTATGGGCCAAACTGGATAAAAGAGCCAGCCAGAGAGAGTACATGAGAGGCCATGCTTGCACCAGCACCACG tgtctgatcATAGGTGCAGGTCCGTGTGGATTGCGGACGGCTATAGAGTTGCGATTTCTGGGCGCCAGGGTGGTTCTGGTGGAAAAGCGAGATGCTTTCTCACGGAACAATGTTCTTCATCTTTGGCCCTTCACCATCCAGGACCTCCGTGGTTTAGGGGCCAAAAAGTTCTATGGGAAGTTCTGTGCTGGAGCCATAGACCATATTA GTATTCGTCAGCTGCAGCTGATGCTTTTGAAGGTGGCCTTGTTATTGGGAGTTGAGGTTCATGTGAATGTGGAGTTCAAACATCTAGTGGAACCTCCAGAGGACCAGAAGAAAC GTGTTGGTTGGCGAGCAGAGGTCCATCCCAGCTCACATCCAGTCAATCAGCTGGAGTTTGATGTGGTTATTGGGGCAGATGGTAGAAGAAACACTTTACCAG GGTTTCGCAGGAAAGAGTTTCGGGGGAAACTGGCCATTGCCATCACGGCGAATTTCATCAATCGCAACACCACTGCCGAAGCTAAAGTGGAGGAGATCAGCGGTGTCGCCTTCATCTTCAACCAGAGGTTTTTCCAGGATCTTCGGCAGGCTACCG GAATTGATCTGGAGAATATAGTATATTACAAAGACGACACTCACTACTTTGTAATGACCGCCAAAAAGCAAAGTCTTCTGGACAAAGGAGTCATTCTGCGC GATTACGCTGACACTGAAATGCTGCTCTCCAGGAACAATGTGGACCAGAATGCACTGCTCTCGTATGCTCACGAAGCTGCTGATTTCTCCACCAATCATCAGCTCCCCACGCTGGACTTTGCCATCAACCACTATGGGCAGGCAGATGTGGCCATGTTTGACTTTACCTGCATGTATGCCTCTGAGAACGCAGCGATGGTGCGTCAGCGCAGGGGACACCCTCTGCTGGTCGCTCTGGTGGGTGATAGTTTACTAGAG CCATTCTGGCCAATGGGAACAGGAATTGCTCGGGGCTTCCTGGCAGCCACGGACACGGCCTGGATGGTTCGTAGCTGGGGTCAAGGCAACACCCCTTCAGAGGTTCTGGCTGAGAG AGAGAGTGTATATCGGTTGCTTCCTCAGACAACACCAGAAAACGTCAGTAAAAACTACAACCAGTACAGCGTGGATCCTGCTACCCGCTACCCCAACATCAACATGCAGCTCATCAGCGCTGCTCAG GTGCGTCATCTCATAGACACAGGTGAGGGTCCGGTTTTAAATCTTGATGCGGTCAGCTCTCCACACCCTAGACTCACACGGCAAGGTGTGTGTTACTTTATACACACCATCTACCACTTATACAGTCATACACAATCTAAcatgctgtctgtgtgtgtagagtCAATGGCTCGTTACAGTAAGCTTCTGAGCTGGTGTCAGGAGCAGACGCATGGTTACATGAACGTATGTGTGACAGACTTCACAACTTCCTGGAGGAGCGGCCTGGCCTTGTGCGCTCTCATACACAGATTCAGACCTGACCTCAT TAATTTTGCATCTCTGGAGGAGAGTGAACCGGAGCTCAATGGTCAGCTGGGTTTGGACATGGCGGAGCTGGAATTTGGTATTTGTCCTATTATGACCGGCAAGGAGATGAGCGCACTGGAAGAGAGTGACTCTCTCTGCATGGTCATGTACCTCAGCCAACTTTACGAGCTCCTCAAAGACACAGCGCCAGCTAGTG GAAACCTGAGCTCAGAAGGGAAAGTAGGTCCGTTCTCTAGCCCGAAGTCACCAATCTCACTGCTCAGCAAACTGGGACAGAGTCTGTCCCGCAAACGCAATCCCAaggttcacacacactcacag GATAAGAAAGAGAAGGAAGCAGATAGTGTTGGAACTGGAAAGAGGAGGAGAACAAGCCAGACTGGCCAGTCAGAAGAG GATGATGTTCCTCATGAcagcaaagaaaataaaacttcAGGAGTGACTCCGGGGTCAGAACCGAAGGTCGCTGAGGGTCAAGGCATGGTTCGGTCCATGACGACTCTACTGCTGGCTAAATTTGAGGAAAACACACCACTGGCCTCAGCTAGTACAATTCGCAGACAG AGCTACGTTCAGATGTATACGGGCGGAGTGAGCTCATTGGCTCAGCAGATATCCAATCAGATTCAGAGTCAACAGGATCAATCTCCCAAGCTCCTTCACAGGAGGGAGTTG GGTTCTCAAAAGGAGTTTCCTGTGAATATGGGCAGCAGTGATGTGTGTTATTTCTGCGGCCGTCGCGTTTATGTCATGGAAAGGCTGAGCGCAGAGGGAAAGTTCTTCCATAGGAGCTGCTTCCAGTGTGATCACTGCAGCACCACGTTACGCTTGTCCAACTACGCTTACGACCAGCTACATG GAAGGTTTTACTGTAAGCACCACTTCAGCTACAGAATGACTAGCGTGGATCAGAGAAAGAGACCAGCCCCACCTGCGGCCCCTCGATCTACTCAG GCTCTCCCTGCTCCTTCCTCGGCTTCTACGTCTTTGTCCTCTCTAGGGTCAGTGGGCACAGCCACCCCACCAGACTCTTGGTCCTCCAGCGCCCAACCAGACATAGTATCTAGCCTGGCCAAGAGACTGTGTGGTACCCCAGAACGCATTGAGCTGGAGAACTACAAACCCTGCCCAAAACAACAGGACAGCCCACTGCTGGAGGTCCCAGAGGAGACGCTTGCACAGCACAACCTCAGTTCTAGCCTGCAGGAGAAAAACACAGAGGAGCAGTCCAG TAGCTCTGAGTCAGACCTAGAGGAGGAGGTTGTCTGGAAGGAGGAGGGGCCAAACATCAGGACCAATGAAGAGAGAGCGTTTGACCTGGAGGAGGAGCTAAAAGaggaagagggaggagagaacCAGGAAAaacaagaggaggaggaggaggaggccgaagatgaggaggaggaggaggaggaggaggaagaaggagaagTTTCCGAAGAAGAACAAGACGAGGGAGTTTCTAGTGATG agGGTGAGTACTGCCCTTGGGAGAGGGAACGGCTCTCAGGGGTGTGGCTTGAGGAAGAGGAGGCGGGGTTTGTTAAAG AGTCTTATGAAGGATACAGTGATGACAAAGATATAGACACCAGTTCAGTCAGAGAGTCCAATCCATGTGACCAACAGGAACAAGACGAATCTGTTTCATTGCACCAGTCTTCTACTGAGTCCCCGCCCTCCTTGAAACCACCAGAATCAGGTCCCACACCCACACCTGAGCTATCAACGAATCCAGAGAACCCACCTGTCAAGAGGTCAGAGGTTGTAGAAGAGTTCTGGCTGAGGAGTGCCGAGATCAGGAAGAGTTTAGGCCTGACTCCTCTGTCTAGAGAATGCGACCCCAAACATACAGCAGCCCAAACATCTAACATTAAAGAAAGCTTCTACACCTCAGTCGCCTACATAACGTCCTGCAAAAGCAATTCTGCCAAACAAACACCAAGAAACTGTGACTCCAGCACACAAACTCCATCTCAAAGTACATTCCTGCCTGAACCATCTCACACTATGGACGGCGATGCAGGCATCACATTAGAAGAGCCGATAGGCCGCTCTTCTGTAATCCACAGACTAAGCATCACTGTAGAAGGTTGTGTGATGGGAGACAAGCAGGATTTGGATATCAGTTCCACCTCATTTGGAAATGAAAGCATTTTAAATCCAGACACAGGTCTTCCTACTCCTCCCTACAGCCCATCTAGTTCCCCTCTTGTCAACAAGCAATGTCGCGCCCTTCACCAATCTGAACCGATACTGGACCGAGAGGTTATGGTCTTCTCATCAACCAGCGCTACTCCTATTCCACAGCGGGATGGTTTTAAACCCAAGCTCAATCAAGCTTGGAGTCTTCCTCCGGATGAAATTGAGATCCTGTGTGGAGACGAGGCGGAAGGGGCTTCCAGACTGCCAGAAAGATCCGGTGTCACGGAGAACGTATGCCAGATGGACAACCGTAGGCTGGAGCACAGGAGGACGCTTCCAGACCGGTTGGTTGCCCCAACGGACAATGGCTTGGAGGAGAAGGAGAAAAAGCGCAGCTCGTTGTTCTTGCCCCGTAAAAGCAGGAAGAGTATGAATGCAGCGGCTGAGGCCCAGCAGAAGCCAGGAAAGCACAAGTCCCTCTGGAAGACTGTTTTCTCAAAGTATAAGAAGGACAAGAAGAGGAAGGAGGCTACGATGGTGGCAGAAACTCTACCTGCCGCAACTAACACCGAGACAAAGCGGAAGGTGTCAGGAATGAACAGAACATCAg ACCTGTGTTTCCGGAAAAATCCGAGTTTCTCTCAAGACACAGACTTGTCTTGCCATGCTCTTCTAGAAAGATGTCCACTCAGAGCTCAG AGAGCAGAAAcggaggaggaactcaacgccaAGCTGACACGGCGAGTGCAGAGAGCAGCGCGCAGACAGGCCAAGCAGGAGGAGCTGCGGAGGCTGCACAgggcacag TTAATCCAGCGTCAGTTGGAGCAAGTGGAGGTCAAGCAGAGGCAGCTGGAGGAGAAGGGTGTAGCTGTGGAGAAAGCACTCAGAGGCGAAGCAG
- the LOC113060030 gene encoding protein-methionine sulfoxide oxidase mical3b-like isoform X4, which produces MWVGQSESCQAHALFDAFVQAATCRETLRAFQELCKELKLHPGGQPQFYHTLRSRLHDWKAKALWAKLDKRASQREYMRGHACTSTTCLIIGAGPCGLRTAIELRFLGARVVLVEKRDAFSRNNVLHLWPFTIQDLRGLGAKKFYGKFCAGAIDHISIRQLQLMLLKVALLLGVEVHVNVEFKHLVEPPEDQKKRVGWRAEVHPSSHPVNQLEFDVVIGADGRRNTLPGFRRKEFRGKLAIAITANFINRNTTAEAKVEEISGVAFIFNQRFFQDLRQATGIDLENIVYYKDDTHYFVMTAKKQSLLDKGVILRDYADTEMLLSRNNVDQNALLSYAHEAADFSTNHQLPTLDFAINHYGQADVAMFDFTCMYASENAAMVRQRRGHPLLVALVGDSLLEPFWPMGTGIARGFLAATDTAWMVRSWGQGNTPSEVLAERESVYRLLPQTTPENVSKNYNQYSVDPATRYPNINMQLISAAQVRHLIDTGEGPVLNLDAVSSPHPRLTRQESMARYSKLLSWCQEQTHGYMNVCVTDFTTSWRSGLALCALIHRFRPDLINFASLEESEPELNGQLGLDMAELEFGICPIMTGKEMSALEESDSLCMVMYLSQLYELLKDTAPASGNLSSEGKVGPFSSPKSPISLLSKLGQSLSRKRNPKDKKEKEADSVGTGKRRRTSQTGQSEEDDVPHDSKENKTSGVTPGSEPKVAEGQGMVRSMTTLLLAKFEENTPLASASTIRRQSYVQMYTGGVSSLAQQISNQIQSQQDQSPKLLHRRELGSQKEFPVNMGSSDVCYFCGRRVYVMERLSAEGKFFHRSCFQCDHCSTTLRLSNYAYDQLHGRFYCKHHFSYRMTSVDQRKRPAPPAAPRSTQALPAPSSASTSLSSLGSVGTATPPDSWSSSAQPDIVSSLAKRLCGTPERIELENYKPCPKQQDSPLLEVPEETLAQHNLSSSLQEKNTEEQSSSSESDLEEEVVWKEEGPNIRTNEERAFDLEEELKEEEGGENQEKQEEEEEEAEDEEEEEEEEEEGEVSEEEQDEGVSSDEGEYCPWERERLSGVWLEEEEAGFVKESYEGYSDDKDIDTSSVRESNPCDQQEQDESVSLHQSSTESPPSLKPPESGPTPTPELSTNPENPPVKRSEVVEEFWLRSAEIRKSLGLTPLSRECDPKHTAAQTSNIKESFYTSVAYITSCKSNSAKQTPRNCDSSTQTPSQSTFLPEPSHTMDGDAGITLEEPIGRSSVIHRLSITVEGCVMGDKQDLDISSTSFGNESILNPDTGLPTPPYSPSSSPLVNKQCRALHQSEPILDREVMVFSSTSATPIPQRDGFKPKLNQAWSLPPDEIEILCGDEAEGASRLPERSGVTENVCQMDNRRLEHRRTLPDRLVAPTDNGLEEKEKKRSSLFLPRKSRKSMNAAAEAQQKPGKHKSLWKTVFSKYKKDKKRKEATMVAETLPAATNTETKRKVSGMNRTSDLCFRKNPSFSQDTDLSCHALLERCPLRAQRAETEEELNAKLTRRVQRAARRQAKQEELRRLHRAQLIQRQLEQVEVKQRQLEEKGVAVEKALRGEAVEPFLGSPRRRPVYLCPCCSSEAKAKGTEHDHSVYICTVFFLYVVQEPPLHQLRMGKKDDPSLMHQWFKLVQEKNALVRYESELMIFARELELEDRQSRLQQELRERMAVDDDLKGEDELAEERRILSEMLDVVEQRDALVALLEEQRVREKEEDGDLEAVMLSKGFSLQWD; this is translated from the exons ATGTGGGTCGGCCAGTCTGAGTCGTGCCAGGCACACGCGCTGTTCGATGCCTTCGTGCAGGCAGCCACGTGCAGGGAGACCCTCAGGGCCTTCCAGGAGCTGTGTAAAGAGCTGAAGCTGCATCCAGGCGGTCAGCCGCAGTTCTACCACACTCTGAGGAGCAGACTGCACGACTGGAAGGCCAAAGCACTATGGGCCAAACTGGATAAAAGAGCCAGCCAGAGAGAGTACATGAGAGGCCATGCTTGCACCAGCACCACG tgtctgatcATAGGTGCAGGTCCGTGTGGATTGCGGACGGCTATAGAGTTGCGATTTCTGGGCGCCAGGGTGGTTCTGGTGGAAAAGCGAGATGCTTTCTCACGGAACAATGTTCTTCATCTTTGGCCCTTCACCATCCAGGACCTCCGTGGTTTAGGGGCCAAAAAGTTCTATGGGAAGTTCTGTGCTGGAGCCATAGACCATATTA GTATTCGTCAGCTGCAGCTGATGCTTTTGAAGGTGGCCTTGTTATTGGGAGTTGAGGTTCATGTGAATGTGGAGTTCAAACATCTAGTGGAACCTCCAGAGGACCAGAAGAAAC GTGTTGGTTGGCGAGCAGAGGTCCATCCCAGCTCACATCCAGTCAATCAGCTGGAGTTTGATGTGGTTATTGGGGCAGATGGTAGAAGAAACACTTTACCAG GGTTTCGCAGGAAAGAGTTTCGGGGGAAACTGGCCATTGCCATCACGGCGAATTTCATCAATCGCAACACCACTGCCGAAGCTAAAGTGGAGGAGATCAGCGGTGTCGCCTTCATCTTCAACCAGAGGTTTTTCCAGGATCTTCGGCAGGCTACCG GAATTGATCTGGAGAATATAGTATATTACAAAGACGACACTCACTACTTTGTAATGACCGCCAAAAAGCAAAGTCTTCTGGACAAAGGAGTCATTCTGCGC GATTACGCTGACACTGAAATGCTGCTCTCCAGGAACAATGTGGACCAGAATGCACTGCTCTCGTATGCTCACGAAGCTGCTGATTTCTCCACCAATCATCAGCTCCCCACGCTGGACTTTGCCATCAACCACTATGGGCAGGCAGATGTGGCCATGTTTGACTTTACCTGCATGTATGCCTCTGAGAACGCAGCGATGGTGCGTCAGCGCAGGGGACACCCTCTGCTGGTCGCTCTGGTGGGTGATAGTTTACTAGAG CCATTCTGGCCAATGGGAACAGGAATTGCTCGGGGCTTCCTGGCAGCCACGGACACGGCCTGGATGGTTCGTAGCTGGGGTCAAGGCAACACCCCTTCAGAGGTTCTGGCTGAGAG AGAGAGTGTATATCGGTTGCTTCCTCAGACAACACCAGAAAACGTCAGTAAAAACTACAACCAGTACAGCGTGGATCCTGCTACCCGCTACCCCAACATCAACATGCAGCTCATCAGCGCTGCTCAG GTGCGTCATCTCATAGACACAGGTGAGGGTCCGGTTTTAAATCTTGATGCGGTCAGCTCTCCACACCCTAGACTCACACGGCAAG agtCAATGGCTCGTTACAGTAAGCTTCTGAGCTGGTGTCAGGAGCAGACGCATGGTTACATGAACGTATGTGTGACAGACTTCACAACTTCCTGGAGGAGCGGCCTGGCCTTGTGCGCTCTCATACACAGATTCAGACCTGACCTCAT TAATTTTGCATCTCTGGAGGAGAGTGAACCGGAGCTCAATGGTCAGCTGGGTTTGGACATGGCGGAGCTGGAATTTGGTATTTGTCCTATTATGACCGGCAAGGAGATGAGCGCACTGGAAGAGAGTGACTCTCTCTGCATGGTCATGTACCTCAGCCAACTTTACGAGCTCCTCAAAGACACAGCGCCAGCTAGTG GAAACCTGAGCTCAGAAGGGAAAGTAGGTCCGTTCTCTAGCCCGAAGTCACCAATCTCACTGCTCAGCAAACTGGGACAGAGTCTGTCCCGCAAACGCAATCCCAag GATAAGAAAGAGAAGGAAGCAGATAGTGTTGGAACTGGAAAGAGGAGGAGAACAAGCCAGACTGGCCAGTCAGAAGAG GATGATGTTCCTCATGAcagcaaagaaaataaaacttcAGGAGTGACTCCGGGGTCAGAACCGAAGGTCGCTGAGGGTCAAGGCATGGTTCGGTCCATGACGACTCTACTGCTGGCTAAATTTGAGGAAAACACACCACTGGCCTCAGCTAGTACAATTCGCAGACAG AGCTACGTTCAGATGTATACGGGCGGAGTGAGCTCATTGGCTCAGCAGATATCCAATCAGATTCAGAGTCAACAGGATCAATCTCCCAAGCTCCTTCACAGGAGGGAGTTG GGTTCTCAAAAGGAGTTTCCTGTGAATATGGGCAGCAGTGATGTGTGTTATTTCTGCGGCCGTCGCGTTTATGTCATGGAAAGGCTGAGCGCAGAGGGAAAGTTCTTCCATAGGAGCTGCTTCCAGTGTGATCACTGCAGCACCACGTTACGCTTGTCCAACTACGCTTACGACCAGCTACATG GAAGGTTTTACTGTAAGCACCACTTCAGCTACAGAATGACTAGCGTGGATCAGAGAAAGAGACCAGCCCCACCTGCGGCCCCTCGATCTACTCAG GCTCTCCCTGCTCCTTCCTCGGCTTCTACGTCTTTGTCCTCTCTAGGGTCAGTGGGCACAGCCACCCCACCAGACTCTTGGTCCTCCAGCGCCCAACCAGACATAGTATCTAGCCTGGCCAAGAGACTGTGTGGTACCCCAGAACGCATTGAGCTGGAGAACTACAAACCCTGCCCAAAACAACAGGACAGCCCACTGCTGGAGGTCCCAGAGGAGACGCTTGCACAGCACAACCTCAGTTCTAGCCTGCAGGAGAAAAACACAGAGGAGCAGTCCAG TAGCTCTGAGTCAGACCTAGAGGAGGAGGTTGTCTGGAAGGAGGAGGGGCCAAACATCAGGACCAATGAAGAGAGAGCGTTTGACCTGGAGGAGGAGCTAAAAGaggaagagggaggagagaacCAGGAAAaacaagaggaggaggaggaggaggccgaagatgaggaggaggaggaggaggaggaggaagaaggagaagTTTCCGAAGAAGAACAAGACGAGGGAGTTTCTAGTGATG agGGTGAGTACTGCCCTTGGGAGAGGGAACGGCTCTCAGGGGTGTGGCTTGAGGAAGAGGAGGCGGGGTTTGTTAAAG AGTCTTATGAAGGATACAGTGATGACAAAGATATAGACACCAGTTCAGTCAGAGAGTCCAATCCATGTGACCAACAGGAACAAGACGAATCTGTTTCATTGCACCAGTCTTCTACTGAGTCCCCGCCCTCCTTGAAACCACCAGAATCAGGTCCCACACCCACACCTGAGCTATCAACGAATCCAGAGAACCCACCTGTCAAGAGGTCAGAGGTTGTAGAAGAGTTCTGGCTGAGGAGTGCCGAGATCAGGAAGAGTTTAGGCCTGACTCCTCTGTCTAGAGAATGCGACCCCAAACATACAGCAGCCCAAACATCTAACATTAAAGAAAGCTTCTACACCTCAGTCGCCTACATAACGTCCTGCAAAAGCAATTCTGCCAAACAAACACCAAGAAACTGTGACTCCAGCACACAAACTCCATCTCAAAGTACATTCCTGCCTGAACCATCTCACACTATGGACGGCGATGCAGGCATCACATTAGAAGAGCCGATAGGCCGCTCTTCTGTAATCCACAGACTAAGCATCACTGTAGAAGGTTGTGTGATGGGAGACAAGCAGGATTTGGATATCAGTTCCACCTCATTTGGAAATGAAAGCATTTTAAATCCAGACACAGGTCTTCCTACTCCTCCCTACAGCCCATCTAGTTCCCCTCTTGTCAACAAGCAATGTCGCGCCCTTCACCAATCTGAACCGATACTGGACCGAGAGGTTATGGTCTTCTCATCAACCAGCGCTACTCCTATTCCACAGCGGGATGGTTTTAAACCCAAGCTCAATCAAGCTTGGAGTCTTCCTCCGGATGAAATTGAGATCCTGTGTGGAGACGAGGCGGAAGGGGCTTCCAGACTGCCAGAAAGATCCGGTGTCACGGAGAACGTATGCCAGATGGACAACCGTAGGCTGGAGCACAGGAGGACGCTTCCAGACCGGTTGGTTGCCCCAACGGACAATGGCTTGGAGGAGAAGGAGAAAAAGCGCAGCTCGTTGTTCTTGCCCCGTAAAAGCAGGAAGAGTATGAATGCAGCGGCTGAGGCCCAGCAGAAGCCAGGAAAGCACAAGTCCCTCTGGAAGACTGTTTTCTCAAAGTATAAGAAGGACAAGAAGAGGAAGGAGGCTACGATGGTGGCAGAAACTCTACCTGCCGCAACTAACACCGAGACAAAGCGGAAGGTGTCAGGAATGAACAGAACATCAg ACCTGTGTTTCCGGAAAAATCCGAGTTTCTCTCAAGACACAGACTTGTCTTGCCATGCTCTTCTAGAAAGATGTCCACTCAGAGCTCAG AGAGCAGAAAcggaggaggaactcaacgccaAGCTGACACGGCGAGTGCAGAGAGCAGCGCGCAGACAGGCCAAGCAGGAGGAGCTGCGGAGGCTGCACAgggcacag TTAATCCAGCGTCAGTTGGAGCAAGTGGAGGTCAAGCAGAGGCAGCTGGAGGAGAAGGGTGTAGCTGTGGAGAAAGCACTCAGAGGCGAAGCAG